In Chryseobacterium gleum, a single genomic region encodes these proteins:
- a CDS encoding bacteriophage spanin2 family protein translates to MKNYQIFLILLLCISLTSCKTIVANPGKPLIESSIEVGRSYEVQDFNAKVLNLKITGFDKDCIYGISAKKEQISLEKAGIRQMKKWKVLNSVFVGALAIAALIFIPI, encoded by the coding sequence ATGAAAAATTACCAAATATTTTTAATTCTGTTATTATGTATTTCATTGACCTCCTGCAAAACCATAGTAGCTAATCCTGGGAAACCATTAATTGAAAGTTCAATAGAAGTTGGCAGAAGCTATGAAGTTCAAGATTTTAATGCAAAAGTACTTAATCTAAAAATAACGGGATTTGATAAAGATTGTATCTATGGAATTTCAGCTAAGAAAGAACAGATTAGCCTTGAGAAAGCAGGCATTAGGCAAATGAAGAAATGGAAAGTATTGAATTCTGTTTTTGTTGGCGCTTTAGCAATTGCTGCTCTAATTTTTATTCCAATTTAG
- a CDS encoding relaxase/mobilization nuclease domain-containing protein encodes MIVKIMNPAGSDFPGVNYNDKKIDKGKGELMMMKNFPSFINEHSNKQQVRDYLKAISAGNKRVIKPQFHATISTKFREHSKEELTKIADDFMDELGYGKQPFIVAFHNDTENNHIHIVTTRVDKQTGKKINDSYEKLKAQKALANTLEKLYGIKPEEVLNKLLNYKMSSLHQFETLLNRNGYKLGKNTNDAKSLTILKNGVIQRTLSGDQIVYDNRKNERRTKQLKAIFSKYKEIYSNKVFKVEDFRKQEAMLPEEKQKADWTPKIEFESELQKKLRDVFGIDLVFHHKDEFQPFGYTVIDHKTGAVCKGSELMKMNELFEFTSAKMDKKLFESLKDYNIPNDETKAVLQRFLKDRNPKNEIQYFMLFENKKLKNKDTFTAIRNDVKEYVKIQNNKDVNIIKSEEGKYYVIYSRLHYIGELKPMIGEKQYQEFLNPQLESTKENKEGNELKKAVNEMFFELMRSSANSKDPAENELKKRRKKKGR; translated from the coding sequence ATGATTGTTAAGATAATGAATCCAGCAGGATCCGACTTTCCAGGAGTTAATTACAATGATAAAAAAATAGACAAAGGAAAAGGGGAGTTGATGATGATGAAAAACTTTCCGTCCTTCATTAATGAACATAGCAATAAGCAACAGGTAAGAGATTATTTAAAAGCTATTTCGGCTGGAAATAAAAGAGTAATTAAGCCTCAATTTCACGCAACAATTTCAACCAAGTTCAGGGAGCATTCCAAAGAAGAACTTACAAAAATTGCTGATGACTTTATGGATGAATTGGGATATGGAAAGCAACCATTTATTGTGGCTTTCCATAATGACACAGAGAACAATCACATTCATATTGTTACGACTCGAGTAGATAAACAGACTGGAAAGAAGATTAATGACAGTTACGAAAAGTTAAAAGCTCAAAAAGCTTTAGCTAATACTCTCGAAAAACTTTACGGAATCAAACCGGAGGAAGTATTGAACAAACTGTTGAACTACAAAATGAGTTCCCTCCATCAGTTTGAAACTTTACTTAACAGAAATGGCTATAAACTGGGCAAAAACACAAATGATGCGAAATCTTTGACCATTTTAAAAAACGGAGTAATCCAGCGAACATTATCAGGAGACCAGATTGTTTATGATAATAGAAAGAATGAAAGAAGAACAAAACAACTGAAAGCCATTTTTTCCAAGTATAAAGAGATTTATTCCAACAAGGTTTTCAAAGTTGAGGATTTTAGAAAGCAGGAAGCGATGCTTCCTGAAGAAAAGCAAAAAGCTGATTGGACACCGAAAATTGAATTTGAAAGTGAACTTCAGAAGAAGCTAAGAGATGTTTTTGGGATTGACTTGGTTTTCCACCATAAAGATGAATTTCAACCTTTTGGCTATACTGTAATTGATCATAAAACAGGCGCAGTTTGTAAAGGAAGCGAACTAATGAAAATGAATGAGTTGTTTGAATTCACTTCGGCGAAAATGGACAAGAAACTGTTTGAAAGTCTCAAGGATTACAATATTCCAAATGATGAAACTAAAGCAGTACTGCAAAGGTTTTTGAAAGATAGAAACCCAAAAAATGAAATACAATACTTTATGCTTTTTGAGAATAAAAAGCTGAAAAATAAGGACACATTCACAGCTATCAGAAACGATGTAAAAGAATACGTGAAAATCCAAAATAATAAAGATGTTAATATAATTAAGTCGGAGGAAGGAAAATATTACGTCATTTATTCGAGACTTCACTACATCGGAGAATTGAAACCGATGATTGGAGAAAAGCAATACCAGGAATTCCTAAATCCTCAATTAGAAAGTACCAAGGAAAATAAAGAAGGAAATGAATTGAAAAAAGCAGTCAATGAGATGTTTTTTGAACTGATGAGAAGCTCAGCCAATTCTAAAGACCCGGCAGAAAATGAATTGAAGAAGAGGAGGAAAAAGAAAGGTCGCTGA
- a CDS encoding ParA family protein, with the protein MIITFATQKGGTGKTTLAIAFANYVSAHSKRMIKVFDFDFQKSFYHKWKEDELLEIPKIYDVEIIDEENEEPFTDFDSLIALKESEEINIFDLAGTLDVKYSDLLIYSDFIVIPFEYSNVSAKSTLVFINFLGLLESQAERVFIRSRFDKGYVYQNQEGMDAEISRYGLLLKNPVFKRNCLQILDTRKLTNHQRYAVEKSFNELIDHINKCLEITL; encoded by the coding sequence ATGATAATCACATTTGCAACGCAGAAAGGAGGAACAGGTAAAACAACGCTTGCAATTGCTTTTGCCAATTATGTTTCTGCTCATTCTAAAAGAATGATCAAGGTCTTCGATTTCGATTTTCAAAAATCGTTTTACCACAAATGGAAAGAAGATGAATTGCTGGAAATTCCAAAAATATATGATGTTGAAATCATTGATGAAGAGAATGAAGAACCCTTCACGGATTTTGATAGTTTGATAGCATTGAAAGAAAGTGAAGAGATAAACATATTCGACCTTGCAGGAACATTGGATGTAAAGTACAGCGACCTTCTTATTTACAGTGATTTTATTGTCATTCCCTTTGAATATTCAAATGTCTCAGCAAAATCAACTTTGGTCTTCATTAATTTTTTGGGATTGTTGGAAAGTCAGGCAGAAAGGGTATTCATTCGCTCACGATTTGATAAAGGCTATGTATACCAGAATCAAGAAGGAATGGACGCCGAAATCAGCAGGTATGGACTGCTATTGAAGAATCCTGTATTCAAAAGAAATTGTCTACAAATTCTTGATACCAGAAAATTAACGAATCATCAGAGATATGCTGTGGAGAAATCATTCAACGAATTAATTGACCACATTAACAAATGCCTTGAAATTACATTATAA
- a CDS encoding DUF4134 domain-containing protein encodes MNYKSKHYKLFKKLLTACVILLAVTPAFAQGGATAISNAANDIKDYWDPIKLILKAVGGLVGFIGGLRVYNKWTNGDQDVNKEILGYGGAMIFLLVVPEFVTAFFA; translated from the coding sequence ATGAACTACAAATCGAAACATTACAAGCTGTTTAAAAAGTTATTGACTGCTTGTGTAATCCTCCTTGCTGTAACCCCAGCATTTGCACAGGGTGGTGCAACAGCAATTTCCAATGCAGCCAATGACATCAAAGATTATTGGGATCCGATCAAGCTTATCCTCAAAGCTGTCGGAGGATTGGTCGGTTTCATCGGAGGTCTGAGAGTGTACAACAAATGGACAAATGGCGATCAGGATGTCAACAAAGAGATCTTGGGCTACGGAGGTGCTATGATCTTCTTATTGGTAGTTCCGGAATTCGTAACAGCATTCTTTGCTTAA
- a CDS encoding DUF4133 domain-containing protein — protein MGFYLYKGLKKPLVFFGLKGKYIFYAVGVIGVGVIAALILSKFGLLGSLLGLAGTGGGVYFIFKRQDKYGLYAKTKNFDQVLIFPKKINNKTLLGYVQNKETSI, from the coding sequence ATGGGGTTCTATCTCTACAAGGGGCTTAAAAAACCCCTTGTATTCTTCGGGCTTAAAGGCAAATACATCTTTTATGCAGTAGGAGTCATTGGAGTCGGTGTCATCGCAGCACTCATATTATCCAAATTCGGATTGCTGGGTTCTCTTTTAGGACTCGCAGGTACAGGAGGAGGCGTCTATTTCATCTTCAAAAGACAGGATAAATATGGTCTGTACGCTAAGACCAAAAACTTCGATCAAGTTTTGATTTTCCCCAAAAAAATAAACAATAAAACACTTTTAGGTTATGTCCAAAATAAAGAAACAAGCATTTGA
- a CDS encoding TraG family conjugative transposon ATPase — protein sequence MSKIKKQAFDIPFIGFDIGKDFGWDFDVLFGQYGNPIIGIKIKNPVEQYSADPDNYLNFHTVLNQVVSIIGESRIVQKLDIFSKKRYTAEQSNQFLQQKYSEHFEGRLFKTIETILFFTDIVDDKLKKKMKHYHFSDKSYKELRDKCQKVFMLLKQSDCEPEFLFEKEFEHYISGVLSMQFSDVPTFDNIKSTNEYLQIGNKFVKNISYVDVENIDLPSEIEPYSILGGNGAAAETAVDNFTFINDLEDYETIIYNQVITIPLQAQQQRELDKKKKKHEGAANNSPSNAIIAEEIQTLLHNIAIDGQLVVNAHFSLLFSTDTLEKMEGTQSLIENKLFTKGIIVSKNAYNQLELFRSAIPGNATELREYDLFMTTSEAALCFFFKESYPLNEESNFYLRFTDRQGVPLKVDPADVPMKIGRINNRNKFVLGPSGSGKSFLMNNIIEQYLTYNYDVVIVDTGDSYSGTCKYKGGRYIQYTEEKPITMNPFLMDKKEFNIEKIEFLTNLIFLIWQGPDASMSSAQKSILDNVLMSYYHQYFNSGSEWYENKTSEELILYLNKYNIHEEDIYAQYESNVNERRTYYDVLGIAFNASTEEIKDAGRRLLKFYHPDKNINNPDYDNEKFYTVYEAYETLGDEERRRIYNETQLILIRSNEIIKKDKTEENWDESFRKAIIIKIKELEEKLDAKELSFNGFYDYCDKFLPLYLNNKKHSITEREFNLRTFLFVLRDFYKGGRYGTTLNENADNTLFDESFIVFEIDNVKDNPKLFPIVTLIIMDTFIQKMRLRKDRRKALIIEEAWKAIASKLMGGYILYLYKTVRKFWGEAVVVTQELDDIIGNAVVKDSIINNSDTFILLDQTKFKDNFDRIAALLSLNKVEQNKIFTINNLNNKFGRSRFKEFYLKRGSKGEVYGNEVSIEQYLTYTTEKPEKSAVEYYVQKYGSYDEALIKIVFDLKIFGDNLENLVSLVNLYQNPLDQKIVSYYNRMKNENKGKNVFKVISQELEDHQISFSELINKNYLYEKV from the coding sequence ATGTCCAAAATAAAGAAACAAGCATTTGATATTCCTTTTATCGGTTTTGATATTGGAAAAGATTTCGGATGGGACTTTGATGTTTTATTTGGGCAGTACGGAAATCCTATCATCGGAATCAAAATAAAAAATCCTGTTGAGCAATATTCGGCAGATCCTGACAATTATCTGAATTTCCACACGGTTTTAAATCAGGTTGTATCTATTATAGGAGAGAGTAGAATCGTACAAAAGCTTGATATTTTTTCAAAAAAGAGATATACAGCCGAACAATCCAATCAATTTCTGCAACAGAAGTATTCGGAGCATTTTGAGGGGAGGCTTTTCAAAACTATTGAAACCATACTTTTCTTCACAGATATTGTCGATGATAAGCTGAAAAAGAAAATGAAGCACTACCATTTCTCTGACAAGAGTTATAAAGAGCTTCGTGATAAATGTCAAAAGGTATTTATGCTTTTGAAGCAAAGCGATTGCGAACCAGAATTTTTATTTGAAAAGGAGTTTGAACATTATATATCCGGCGTATTGTCGATGCAGTTTTCAGATGTTCCCACTTTTGATAATATTAAATCAACCAATGAATATCTGCAGATAGGAAATAAGTTCGTTAAGAATATTTCATATGTCGATGTTGAAAACATTGATCTGCCTTCTGAGATAGAGCCTTATTCCATACTTGGTGGAAATGGCGCAGCTGCAGAAACGGCTGTTGATAATTTCACATTCATCAATGATTTGGAGGATTACGAAACCATCATTTACAATCAGGTAATTACGATTCCTCTTCAGGCACAACAACAGAGAGAACTCGACAAGAAAAAGAAAAAGCACGAAGGTGCAGCCAATAATTCTCCTTCCAATGCCATTATAGCGGAAGAAATACAAACTCTTCTGCATAACATCGCTATCGATGGGCAATTGGTTGTCAATGCGCATTTTTCCCTACTATTTTCAACAGACACATTGGAAAAAATGGAGGGAACACAATCCCTGATTGAAAATAAGCTATTCACGAAAGGGATCATCGTTTCCAAGAATGCCTACAATCAACTGGAACTCTTCCGGTCTGCCATTCCAGGGAATGCCACAGAGCTCAGGGAATACGATCTTTTTATGACGACAAGCGAAGCGGCCTTGTGTTTTTTTTTTAAAGAGAGTTACCCCCTGAATGAAGAATCCAATTTCTATTTGAGGTTTACAGACAGACAAGGAGTTCCATTAAAAGTTGATCCTGCTGACGTACCGATGAAAATTGGCAGAATTAACAATCGAAACAAATTTGTTTTAGGACCAAGTGGTTCAGGAAAGAGTTTCTTAATGAATAATATAATTGAGCAGTACCTTACCTATAATTATGATGTCGTCATCGTCGATACCGGAGATTCTTATTCAGGAACCTGCAAATACAAAGGTGGGAGATACATTCAGTACACTGAAGAAAAGCCGATCACAATGAATCCTTTTCTGATGGATAAGAAAGAATTCAATATTGAGAAAATAGAATTTTTGACCAATCTGATCTTCCTTATCTGGCAAGGTCCGGATGCGTCAATGTCATCTGCCCAGAAATCAATATTGGACAATGTGCTGATGTCCTATTATCATCAATATTTTAATTCGGGAAGTGAATGGTATGAGAATAAAACTTCAGAAGAGTTAATTCTTTATTTGAATAAATACAACATTCACGAAGAAGATATTTACGCTCAGTATGAGAGTAATGTTAATGAACGGCGGACATACTACGATGTTTTAGGAATTGCCTTCAATGCAAGTACTGAAGAGATCAAGGATGCAGGAAGAAGACTATTAAAATTCTATCATCCTGACAAGAACATCAATAATCCTGATTATGACAATGAAAAATTTTATACAGTTTATGAAGCTTATGAAACGCTGGGTGATGAAGAGAGAAGAAGAATTTACAATGAAACCCAATTGATTCTTATCAGATCCAATGAAATCATCAAAAAGGACAAAACGGAAGAAAACTGGGATGAATCATTTAGGAAAGCCATTATCATAAAAATCAAAGAACTTGAAGAGAAGTTGGATGCAAAAGAACTTTCCTTTAATGGTTTCTATGACTATTGCGACAAATTTCTTCCTCTTTATCTGAATAATAAGAAACACAGCATCACAGAAAGAGAATTTAACCTGAGAACTTTTCTATTCGTTCTGAGGGATTTTTACAAAGGTGGACGTTATGGAACAACGCTCAATGAAAATGCAGATAATACTTTATTTGATGAGTCATTTATCGTTTTCGAGATTGATAATGTTAAGGATAATCCCAAGCTTTTTCCAATCGTGACACTCATCATAATGGACACGTTCATCCAAAAAATGAGACTCAGAAAAGACCGCAGAAAAGCTCTGATCATTGAAGAAGCGTGGAAAGCCATTGCAAGTAAACTGATGGGTGGATATATTTTGTATCTCTATAAAACAGTAAGAAAATTTTGGGGAGAAGCGGTGGTGGTAACACAGGAGTTGGATGACATTATTGGCAATGCTGTTGTAAAAGACAGTATCATCAACAATTCGGATACATTTATTCTTCTTGATCAGACCAAGTTCAAGGACAACTTTGACCGTATTGCAGCTTTGCTTTCATTAAATAAGGTGGAGCAGAACAAGATATTCACAATTAACAACCTTAACAACAAATTCGGACGTAGCAGATTCAAAGAATTTTATCTGAAACGTGGTTCCAAAGGAGAAGTTTACGGTAATGAAGTTTCAATAGAGCAGTACCTTACCTATACAACAGAGAAGCCTGAAAAGTCAGCAGTAGAGTATTATGTGCAGAAGTACGGAAGCTATGATGAAGCCCTTATTAAAATTGTATTTGATTTAAAAATTTTTGGAGACAACCTTGAAAATCTTGTTTCACTGGTCAATCTGTATCAGAATCCTCTAGACCAAAAGATTGTTTCCTATTACAACAGGATGAAAAATGAGAACAAAGGCAAAAATGTTTTCAAGGTCATTTCACAGGAGCTTGAAGATCATCAAATCAGTTTTTCAGAATTAATCAATAAAAATTATCTGTATGAAAAAGTTTAG
- a CDS encoding membrane protein — protein MNRKLTYFFCLFAIGLPIMGFAQTDSDYSNLLQFLKGDGAFEKWFMEVFTKLDNSVQDSAEGSALVGRAIGGLGALMYLGYMGWQMAAGDREWEIVPMLKPILIGFTLIYWTGFVNLIQAPFEAIAEPGIAIFSDIESEVNDLRIERFKKQQQLLDAVIRLNAEEDAKQEVINNTSEDVDDSWYDISEGIDKLLQPIKEWQIRMEFQLQKLVAEVIEFICLSILRICVYLIFFIQKIWAYILIILGPIAVGMSMIPGFENSLYSWVSKFININLYTFVAYTIINIGQQLIASGYTMEIERYDTLLTNGIITNLDALMVYVSNSGMIYNQLFTCVAYIVTGIGVLMTPTIADTIVTAGGAGAMTKMKSAAGRIASGAKTAVLAVKTGGASAVKSAAAASASGRVNDAMKNKK, from the coding sequence ATGAATAGAAAATTGACATACTTTTTTTGCCTCTTTGCAATAGGATTACCAATAATGGGCTTTGCCCAGACCGATAGTGATTACAGCAATCTGTTGCAGTTTTTAAAAGGCGACGGTGCTTTTGAAAAATGGTTTATGGAGGTGTTTACTAAATTGGACAACAGTGTACAGGATAGTGCGGAAGGTTCAGCTTTGGTAGGACGGGCTATAGGCGGATTGGGAGCATTGATGTATCTAGGATATATGGGATGGCAGATGGCAGCCGGAGATCGCGAATGGGAAATTGTACCAATGCTAAAACCTATTTTAATTGGATTCACACTGATTTACTGGACTGGATTTGTCAATCTAATTCAGGCACCTTTTGAAGCCATTGCAGAACCGGGGATAGCCATCTTTAGTGACATCGAATCTGAGGTAAACGATTTGAGAATTGAAAGGTTCAAAAAACAACAGCAATTGTTGGATGCAGTCATCAGGTTAAATGCTGAAGAGGATGCCAAGCAGGAAGTAATCAATAATACCAGCGAGGATGTGGACGATTCGTGGTATGATATCAGCGAAGGCATTGATAAACTGTTGCAACCTATCAAGGAATGGCAGATCCGAATGGAGTTTCAATTACAAAAATTAGTGGCAGAAGTCATTGAGTTTATATGTTTATCCATACTAAGAATTTGTGTTTATCTCATCTTCTTTATCCAAAAAATATGGGCATATATATTAATAATTCTTGGCCCTATTGCAGTGGGAATGTCAATGATTCCCGGATTTGAAAATTCTTTATACAGTTGGGTTTCAAAATTCATCAATATCAACCTGTACACTTTTGTTGCCTATACTATTATCAATATTGGACAACAGCTGATCGCATCAGGCTATACAATGGAGATTGAACGATATGATACGCTTTTAACCAATGGAATTATTACCAATTTGGATGCTTTAATGGTTTACGTGTCAAATTCCGGAATGATCTACAATCAACTCTTTACCTGTGTGGCTTATATCGTCACAGGCATTGGAGTTCTGATGACCCCAACCATTGCCGACACAATTGTTACTGCAGGTGGAGCAGGGGCGATGACCAAAATGAAAAGTGCAGCAGGCAGAATTGCAAGCGGTGCAAAAACAGCGGTTTTGGCGGTCAAGACAGGCGGAGCATCCGCAGTGAAGTCTGCGGCGGCTGCTTCTGCATCAGGGAGGGTAAATGATGCAATGAAAAATAAAAAGTAA
- the traK gene encoding conjugative transposon protein TraK: MLIKNIEQRIKINKVVSLGAIVFAVFIIIAGFLFAYKMIQDSRKSIYILDNGVPVLAKQTDVLLNRPVEYKAQIELFHRLFFTLAPDDSYIKENIQKSLYLIDDSGKKEYTNLREKGFYNQIVASSSMVSIHTDSITLNMENKKFQYFGKQMITRKSSVITRKLFTEGFFDDIIRSPNNPHGVLLKNWRIINNEELSNQNKNSY, translated from the coding sequence ATGCTTATAAAAAATATAGAACAAAGAATTAAGATCAACAAGGTGGTTTCATTGGGAGCGATTGTATTTGCTGTCTTTATCATTATTGCAGGGTTTTTATTTGCCTACAAAATGATTCAGGATTCAAGAAAGTCAATTTATATTCTTGATAACGGAGTTCCGGTACTTGCCAAGCAGACCGATGTGCTTCTGAACAGACCTGTGGAATATAAAGCCCAAATCGAATTATTCCACAGATTATTTTTTACGCTGGCTCCTGACGACTCCTATATCAAGGAAAATATCCAAAAATCATTATACCTCATTGATGATAGTGGAAAAAAAGAATACACCAATCTAAGGGAAAAGGGATTTTACAATCAGATCGTTGCTTCCAGCTCAATGGTCAGCATTCATACTGATTCTATTACTCTGAATATGGAAAACAAGAAATTCCAGTATTTCGGAAAACAGATGATCACCAGAAAATCTTCTGTCATTACCCGAAAATTATTTACTGAAGGTTTCTTTGATGACATTATACGAAGTCCCAACAATCCGCACGGTGTTCTTCTTAAAAACTGGCGGATCATCAATAACGAAGAACTCTCTAACCAAAATAAAAACTCTTATTAA
- the traM gene encoding conjugative transposon protein TraM, with translation MDINKINFKEKKYVLPLLALPFVCLFAYVGAQFMKEDKPADKPKELSMSLGESQDSIMTKNDAYDAFFKKEDNRTMLGGLDKEQDSLLSYDDQLSLAQKRRIDSLKAVNSRQSQYETTGNPSSYYDPKQGKEDQDYKRSTEIIKMLNDKSYGKAEDNIQIIKPKTKEQNTQQDPVKYLKQQMLVMDSLEKARDPEYQSKLAAEQKLKANKEKMDEFLNSTFNVSKSGINNDFNAIYKDKENSFIKAVIDENNKGFLGSRIRFRLLEDIFVGNRKISKGSILYCQISGFTMQRVDLKIISVFAKGEIFPINLSIYDVDGMKGLYVPQSVFRDMIREMGSNSVQGTQMDMGGEGFFTTIGSKLFTSTSKSIANLIKTNKAKLKYNSYVFLIDEKQLKESQNQPKP, from the coding sequence ATGGACATTAATAAAATCAACTTTAAAGAAAAGAAATATGTTCTGCCACTCCTTGCTCTGCCGTTCGTTTGTCTTTTTGCATATGTAGGTGCTCAATTTATGAAAGAAGATAAACCTGCAGACAAACCGAAAGAGCTTTCTATGTCACTTGGTGAATCTCAGGATTCCATTATGACCAAAAATGATGCGTATGATGCATTCTTTAAAAAGGAGGATAACAGAACAATGCTTGGAGGATTGGACAAGGAACAGGATAGTCTGCTAAGCTATGACGACCAATTGTCGTTAGCTCAGAAAAGAAGGATTGATTCTTTAAAAGCTGTCAATTCAAGGCAGAGTCAATATGAGACCACAGGAAATCCATCATCCTATTATGATCCTAAGCAGGGTAAAGAAGATCAGGACTATAAAAGATCAACTGAGATTATTAAAATGCTAAATGACAAATCCTACGGAAAAGCAGAAGATAATATTCAGATTATAAAGCCTAAAACAAAAGAACAAAATACACAGCAAGATCCTGTAAAATATCTAAAGCAGCAAATGCTGGTGATGGATTCTTTAGAGAAAGCAAGAGATCCCGAGTATCAAAGCAAGCTGGCGGCTGAACAAAAGTTAAAAGCCAATAAAGAAAAGATGGACGAGTTCCTTAACTCTACTTTCAACGTCAGTAAGTCTGGTATCAATAATGACTTCAACGCCATTTATAAAGACAAGGAAAATAGTTTTATCAAGGCTGTTATCGATGAAAACAACAAAGGATTTTTAGGAAGCAGGATTAGATTCAGGTTGCTGGAAGACATCTTTGTTGGAAACAGAAAGATCAGTAAAGGTTCCATTTTATATTGTCAGATTTCTGGATTTACAATGCAGCGAGTTGACTTGAAAATCATTTCGGTATTTGCTAAGGGAGAGATCTTTCCAATCAACCTATCTATCTACGATGTTGATGGTATGAAAGGATTGTATGTTCCACAAAGTGTTTTTAGAGATATGATCCGTGAAATGGGAAGCAATTCTGTGCAAGGAACACAGATGGATATGGGAGGAGAAGGATTTTTTACCACCATTGGTTCCAAATTATTTACGTCCACCTCCAAATCGATTGCGAATCTCATTAAAACCAACAAAGCCAAATTGAAATACAACTCTTATGTATTTCTGATTGACGAAAAACAATTGAAAGAGTCACAAAACCAACCAAAACCTTAA